In a single window of the Marinitoga sp. 38H-ov genome:
- the rpsO gene encoding 30S ribosomal protein S15 translates to MSRGLDPEIKNKVIEEFKINEKDTGSVEVQIALLTARIRHLTEHLKTHPKDFHSRRGLMKMVGKRRKMLKYLRKERPEVYKELISKLGIRG, encoded by the coding sequence ATGTCAAGAGGATTAGATCCAGAAATTAAAAACAAGGTTATTGAAGAATTTAAGATTAATGAAAAAGATACAGGTTCTGTAGAAGTTCAAATTGCATTGTTAACAGCAAGAATAAGACATTTAACTGAACATTTAAAAACTCATCCAAAAGATTTCCACTCAAGAAGAGGATTAATGAAAATGGTTGGTAAAAGAAGAAAAATGTTAAAATATTTAAGAAAAGAAAGACCAGAAGTATATAAAGAATTAATTTCAAAATTAGGAATAAGAGGATAA
- a CDS encoding GGDEF domain-containing protein: protein LSNNRLEEISENSIKKYFISKPIKFNNIFFNIYNNKLYLYNTILNSFIQFFIFLFISIIIIFYISRKISNKIITPINEITNLISNYNTFKNFTPIEINKFSQYEIINLASKFNIMGLELKKYILNMEDLVLERTQKIEEQNVKLEVLNKKLRDISITDELTSLYNRYFFNEIFKKDYKLAYREKLYINFAIFDIDYFKNINDTYGHLAGDYCLRELGKIIKNHFNRENDKIFRYGGEEFVVYYLSKNPSNFEIALENLRNNVENNLFEYNSLKIKFTISIGAISKIPNTDKYEKIITIADMNLYNSKNKGRNRLTI, encoded by the coding sequence GTTTATCAAATAATAGATTGGAAGAAATATCAGAAAATTCTATTAAAAAGTATTTTATATCAAAACCTATTAAATTTAATAATATTTTTTTTAATATATATAATAATAAGTTATATTTATATAACACTATATTAAATTCCTTTATTCAATTTTTTATATTTCTTTTTATTTCAATTATTATTATATTTTATATTTCTAGAAAGATTTCAAATAAAATTATAACCCCTATAAACGAAATTACAAATTTAATTAGCAATTATAATACTTTTAAAAATTTTACACCCATTGAAATAAATAAATTTTCGCAATATGAAATTATAAACCTTGCAAGCAAATTTAATATTATGGGATTAGAATTAAAAAAATACATTCTAAATATGGAAGATTTAGTTTTAGAAAGAACACAGAAAATTGAAGAGCAAAATGTAAAATTAGAAGTATTAAACAAAAAGCTACGTGATATATCAATAACAGATGAATTAACCTCATTATATAACAGATATTTTTTCAATGAAATATTTAAAAAAGATTATAAACTAGCATATAGAGAAAAACTATATATTAATTTTGCTATATTTGATATTGATTATTTTAAAAATATTAATGATACATATGGTCATCTTGCTGGTGATTATTGTTTAAGAGAATTAGGAAAAATTATAAAGAATCACTTTAATAGAGAAAATGATAAAATTTTTAGATACGGCGGCGAAGAATTTGTAGTTTATTATTTATCAAAAAATCCATCTAATTTTGAAATAGCCCTTGAAAATTTAAGAAACAATGTCGAAAATAATTTGTTTGAATATAATTCTTTAAAAATTAAATTTACAATAAGTATTGGAGCTATATCTAAAATCCCTAATACAGATAAATACGAAAAAATTATTACAATCGCTGATATGAATTTATATAATTCTAAAAATAAAGGTAGAAACAGGTTAACTATTTAA
- a CDS encoding DUF1385 domain-containing protein → MEKKKMPKYVGGQAVIEGVMMKGINTVVAVRRPDKKIQIKRLKERSFGFLEKVPFIRGFFVLLKAMIIGMEALSYSANVSGEEEITKKDMVISILLAFLFAIVGFGLGPMFLTKLFPIDSEFWFSFIEGVIRAVFVILYIWVISFFKDIKRVFEYHGAEHKTVYNYEDGKELNVNNAKTYTTLHPRCGTSFLIITVFASIIVFSITGALGYTSLMQKVVTRVILLPLVAGVAYEFQRFTAKIIDTWVGKILAWPGLSLQKITTSEPDEEQLEVAIISLKYALNEEFDGEEIVN, encoded by the coding sequence ATGGAAAAAAAGAAAATGCCTAAATATGTAGGCGGTCAGGCTGTTATTGAAGGGGTTATGATGAAAGGTATAAATACAGTTGTGGCAGTTAGAAGGCCTGATAAAAAGATTCAGATAAAAAGATTAAAAGAAAGATCATTTGGTTTTTTAGAGAAAGTACCATTTATTAGAGGTTTTTTTGTATTGTTAAAAGCAATGATAATAGGTATGGAAGCCTTATCATATTCAGCCAATGTATCTGGAGAAGAAGAAATAACAAAGAAAGATATGGTAATATCAATTTTATTAGCTTTTTTATTTGCAATTGTTGGCTTTGGATTAGGCCCTATGTTTTTAACAAAATTATTTCCTATAGATAGTGAATTTTGGTTTTCTTTTATTGAAGGTGTGATAAGAGCTGTTTTTGTTATATTATATATATGGGTTATTTCATTTTTTAAAGATATAAAAAGAGTATTTGAATATCACGGTGCAGAGCATAAGACGGTATATAACTATGAAGATGGAAAAGAATTGAATGTTAACAACGCAAAAACATATACAACTCTTCATCCAAGATGTGGTACTAGTTTTTTAATTATTACAGTATTTGCATCAATTATAGTGTTTTCTATAACAGGAGCATTAGGTTATACATCTTTAATGCAAAAAGTAGTAACTAGGGTAATATTATTGCCTTTAGTAGCAGGAGTTGCGTATGAATTTCAAAGGTTTACTGCAAAAATAATCGATACATGGGTTGGTAAAATTTTAGCTTGGCCTGGTTTATCGTTACAAAAAATAACAACATCTGAACCAGATGAAGAACAATTAGAAGTAGCTATAATATCATTAAAGTATGCATTAAATGAAGAATTTGATGGAGAAGAAATAGTTAATTAA